Genomic window (Candidatus Thermoplasmatota archaeon):
GCCATCGACACCCCGGCGTCCCGGGGCGAGAGGAGGAACGCCGTGATGCCGCGGGCGCGGCGCTCGGGCTGCGTCTTTGCCATGACCACGAACAGGCCCGCGTAGGCGCCGTTTGTGATCCAGGCCTTCGTGCCCGACAGGACGTACTCGTCGCCCCGGCGGACGGCGCGCGCCTCCATGCCCCCCGGATCGCTGCCCACGCCCGGCTCCGAAAGGGCAAAGGCGCCCAGCGTTTCGCCGCTTGCCAGCCGCGGCAGCCACTCGCGCTTCTGCTCGGGCGTTCCGAATTCCACGAGAGGGTACGTGGCGACGCCCGTGTGCACCGCGTACGTGACGGCCGTGGCCGCGCAGGCGCGCGCGATCTCCTCCAGGATGCACGCGTAGGTCACGGCGGGAAGCTCGGTCCCGCCGAACTCGAGGGGAACCTGCGGTCCCAGGAGGCCGAGCTTTCCCATCTCCGCAAGCGTGTCGGAAGGGAAACGGCCGGTGCGGTCAAGCTCGGGCGCTCGCGGCTTCACCGTGCGCTCGCAGAACTCTTTGACCGTGGACACGATGGCGCGCTGCTCCTCGTCGAGGTCGAAGTCCACGCGCGGCATCCGCTGTGCGGGCTCTTAAACCATGGTGGCAAGAAGGAGAGGGAAGGCGAGCCCCCCACCACGATGCTCGGGGAGGAGGGACCAACGTTTCGCTTGAAGGTGGTCGGAGGCTCGCGCCTTTCCGGCCGAGGAAAGGGCGCGGTTCCCATGAAATCGTGTACAGCGTTCGTTTTCGACCCCGTGTCCGTGCGGTCGGACGAACAAGCCCCGTTGCGGGGTCGGACGACATTAGGCTTATGGCGGGCATAGGGCATTGCCACCGCCATGGACGGCACGACGGCGGGGAACGCTCCTCGGTCGGGCGACGGCAGCCAGACCATCCTGCTCGTGGACGACGAGGTGGACATCCTCGAGTCCCTGCGCGAACTCTTCGTGGGTTCCCTGAAGAACGTGCACGTGCGCACGGCCCGGTCGGGACCTTCGGGGCTCGAGATCCTGCGAACGGAGCGGGTGGACCTCATCGTCACCGACTACAAGATGCCCGGCATGAACGGTCTGCAGTTCCTCCAGGAGGCCCAGAAGATCGCGCCTGGCGTCCCGCGGGTCCTCGTCACGGCCTTCCCGGATCTTTCGATCGCCATCCAAGCAATCAACGAAGCCTCGATCGAGAACTTCATCACGAAGCCCTTCGAGTCCAAGCAGATGATCGAGGTCGTCCGCGCGGTCCTGCTGGATCGGAAAACGCAGCAGTTGTGGAACGAGTCCTTCGCGCGCGCCGTTGCGCGCCGATGATCGGGGGGTCGTCGCCTGAACGTGCAGAACATCATCGACCGCCTCACCGTCGTGGGCCTTGCGCCGCAGGAAGCGGCCGTGTACGTGCACCTCAACATGATGGGGGCCAGCAAGGCGAGCGACATCGCCGCGGCCCTGAAGCTCCACCGCACGGAGGCCTACCGCATCCTCCAGAACCTCGTTCAGCAGGGCTTCGCCACGTCCACGCTGTCGCGGCCCATCCGGTTCGAGGCGGCGCCGCCCGAGAAGCTCTTCTCGGAGATCCTGTCCGCGCAGGAGGCCAAGTTCGAGTCCATCACGCGCGCCAAGAACGAGCTCGCGTCGTCGCTTGCCACCCTTCGCACGCCGATGGAGACAAACGTCTCCCGCAACACCTTCAAGATCCTGCAGGGGCGCCGCGAGATCTACGGCGTCATGGAGCGGCTCCTGCGCGACGCCCGGTCGGAGGCGCGGTTCCTCTCCACGCACGAGGGCGGCTTTGGCATGGCGAGCATGGCCGGGACGTGGGACGTCCTCGCCGACCGCGCGCAGCAGGGCCTCGCCGCCCGCGTGCTGTTGGCGCCCGCGCCCGAGACGCGTGTCAAGCTCGCCCAGGTCGCCGGCGTTCCGCCCATCGAAATCCGCGAATACGACGTGGATCGAACGCTCCAATTCGTGATCGGCGACGACCGTCAGCTCCTCCTCTGGGTCGTGGCCGACCCCTCGACGAGGCTGTCCT
Coding sequences:
- a CDS encoding acyl-CoA dehydrogenase family protein, yielding MDFDLDEEQRAIVSTVKEFCERTVKPRAPELDRTGRFPSDTLAEMGKLGLLGPQVPLEFGGTELPAVTYACILEEIARACAATAVTYAVHTGVATYPLVEFGTPEQKREWLPRLASGETLGAFALSEPGVGSDPGGMEARAVRRGDEYVLSGTKAWITNGAYAGLFVVMAKTQPERRARGITAFLLSPRDAGVSMAKAEHKMGIRGSVTNVMNLDDVRIPAGRRLGEEGEGMRIALSALDASRVGIAAQGLGIARACLEESLAYAKERVAFGKPIGSFQAIQWKIADMATELEAARLLTLRAASLKDGGVRCTKEAAMAKLLASELAMKAAVQAVQIFGGNGYVTEFPVERYFRDAKVTTIYEGTSEIQRLVIARQLGLPTE
- a CDS encoding helix-turn-helix domain-containing protein; amino-acid sequence: MQNIIDRLTVVGLAPQEAAVYVHLNMMGASKASDIAAALKLHRTEAYRILQNLVQQGFATSTLSRPIRFEAAPPEKLFSEILSAQEAKFESITRAKNELASSLATLRTPMETNVSRNTFKILQGRREIYGVMERLLRDARSEARFLSTHEGGFGMASMAGTWDVLADRAQQGLAARVLLAPAPETRVKLAQVAGVPPIEIREYDVDRTLQFVIGDDRQLLLWVVADPSTRLSSDKDTAIWTDATEFVGTLRTLFDTAWDHASQPLQTSPPASRTMASGKGR
- a CDS encoding response regulator, encoding MDGTTAGNAPRSGDGSQTILLVDDEVDILESLRELFVGSLKNVHVRTARSGPSGLEILRTERVDLIVTDYKMPGMNGLQFLQEAQKIAPGVPRVLVTAFPDLSIAIQAINEASIENFITKPFESKQMIEVVRAVLLDRKTQQLWNESFARAVARR